One Nonomuraea angiospora DNA segment encodes these proteins:
- a CDS encoding AMIN-like domain-containing (lipo)protein encodes MRPSSPRAGSRVLASLACLALLAACGQTVQTALPQQPAATRTDRPEPGAPTSTAEVDVRRDGIEPAVVTGVRFAGHGTYDRLVIDLKGKVPGYDVEWVDQFVEDGSGKPMDVSGGAYLQVTLMPANAHDAKGRLTWSGGPVFSTGLLSLTDVVRTGDFEGRVGIGLVLARKAAFRVKEQGGPSRLIIDVAH; translated from the coding sequence ATGCGCCCGTCATCCCCGCGAGCGGGCTCCCGGGTTCTCGCCTCGCTCGCCTGCCTGGCCCTGCTCGCCGCCTGCGGTCAGACCGTTCAGACCGCCCTGCCGCAGCAGCCCGCCGCCACCCGGACGGACCGGCCGGAGCCCGGCGCGCCGACGAGCACCGCCGAGGTGGACGTGCGGCGCGACGGGATCGAGCCCGCCGTCGTCACGGGCGTGCGGTTCGCCGGTCACGGCACGTACGACCGCCTGGTCATCGACCTCAAGGGCAAGGTCCCCGGCTACGACGTCGAGTGGGTGGACCAATTCGTCGAGGACGGCTCGGGCAAGCCCATGGACGTCAGCGGCGGCGCGTACCTGCAGGTCACGCTCATGCCGGCGAACGCCCACGACGCGAAGGGCAGGCTCACCTGGAGCGGCGGTCCCGTCTTCTCCACCGGCCTGCTCAGCCTCACCGACGTCGTCAGGACCGGCGACTTCGAGGGACGCGTCGGCATCGGCCTGGTGCTGGCCAGGAAGGCCGCGTTCCGGGTCAAGGAGCAGGGCGGTCCCAGCCGCCTGATCATCGACGTGGCACACTGA
- a CDS encoding cupin domain-containing protein: protein MVRKIEGPARIPVPGGKLIDEHIGRVSSGDDGISIAHMTAPPGWDEPPQRPQFAEYTVVLRGLVMVEHAEGTTEVAAGQSVVTMPGEKVRYSAGPEGAEYIAVCLPAFSAESAGRD, encoded by the coding sequence GTGGTGAGAAAGATCGAGGGCCCGGCCCGCATACCCGTACCGGGCGGCAAGCTCATCGACGAGCACATCGGCCGCGTCAGCAGCGGCGACGACGGGATCTCCATAGCGCACATGACCGCCCCGCCCGGCTGGGACGAGCCGCCTCAGCGGCCGCAGTTCGCCGAGTACACGGTGGTGCTGCGCGGCCTGGTGATGGTGGAGCACGCCGAGGGCACGACGGAGGTCGCGGCCGGGCAGTCGGTGGTGACCATGCCGGGGGAGAAGGTCCGTTACAGCGCAGGTCCGGAGGGTGCCGAGTACATCGCGGTGTGCCTGCCGGCCTTCTCCGCCGAGAGCGCAGGGCGTGACTGA